The genomic segment CTTCGGGCTGGAGATCGCGAGTACCTCCTCTACGTGCGTCCATGTCCGGAGCATGAATCGTAGTGCGCGGGTTCATGTGCACATGGATAGTGCAGTAGCTTCTTGGGTAACGAGAAAAAGAAGCCCCATGCGCTACGTTCAGCGCATGGGGCTTCCGCACATATCCTGCTTTATGCTTACTGTACCTTCAGGGTGCCAACCATACCAAGCTCTTTGTGCCCGGGGACGTCGCAGTAAAACTGGTAATCGCCGGGCTGAGATGGTGCAGTGAATTTAATGTCTTCGCTTTTGCCCGGATCAAGCAAGGATCCCTTGACGACGTTGTCGATCACAAAGTCGTGCTGAAGTGTGCCTTTATTCTGGAAATGAACCGTTACCTGCTGCCCAGCTTTTACGGTAATGGTATTGGGATCATACTTGTATTCTGTTGCGGTAACGGTAATTGTGCCGCTCCCGCCGCCAGACGAACTCCCGCCACCACTGCTCCCGCCGCCACATGCTGCCAGGAGCGCGCTCGCAGCCGGGACAGCCAGACCGAAGGCAGCGGCCTTCGCCAAGAATCCCCGGCGCGTCAATCGTGTTAGGGTCTGTACCATTGCAAGCCTCCTCTGCGGAGTATCCCTACATTCCACACTCACCGCCAGACAGCCGTAGGCGCATCCGGATGCTCCGTCAGCGCCGCACCAGGAAAAGATTATACATCACGCAAGAACATCTGAAGGGTTGTCAGGAATTTCCTGACAACCCTTCACCGTCCTTTTGCTTCCTAGTATTCACTGCTTGTCATAAAAGCTCTGCGGAGAGCAGAACTCGTGCAGAGGTTCTTACGGTATTCTCGTTACAAGAAGATGTTACCAAATCCCCAACTCTTCTTTCGCTGCTTCGCTCATCATGTCGGGGGTCCAGGGTGGTGACCAGACCAAATTGATATCGATCTCGCCGATATTCGGCAGATCTGCCAGGGCCTGTTGAATTTCCTCGACCAGAATCGGCCCGAGCGGACAACCAAATGAGGTCAGCGTCATGGTGATGAGCACGTCGGTCTTACCGTCGTGCTCATCAAGGTCAATGCCGTAGATTAAGCCGAGATCGACCACGTTAATGCCAATTTCAGGGTCATAGACCTGTTCTCGTAGGCGCTCACGGACGTCGTCTTCTGTGAAGTGCGGCATGGCTGGCCGTCTCCTTTCGTTCACCGGGATGGTACGATACAGGATTTAGGATGGCCATTCGTTGAGGCCATAGGCGGCGGCCTTGAGGACTTTTAGGCTCAGCAGCGCGCACTTGCGACGCGCTGGGCTAATAGGGATGCCTAATTCCTCAAGAAGGTCATCTGCCGTCAGCTGCTTCACGGCTTCAAGATCTTGGCCTTTGACCATCTCAGTCAAA from the Thermorudis peleae genome contains:
- a CDS encoding cupredoxin domain-containing protein, translating into MVQTLTRLTRRGFLAKAAAFGLAVPAASALLAACGGGSSGGGSSSGGGSGTITVTATEYKYDPNTITVKAGQQVTVHFQNKGTLQHDFVIDNVVKGSLLDPGKSEDIKFTAPSQPGDYQFYCDVPGHKELGMVGTLKVQ
- a CDS encoding metal-sulfur cluster assembly factor; this encodes MPHFTEDDVRERLREQVYDPEIGINVVDLGLIYGIDLDEHDGKTDVLITMTLTSFGCPLGPILVEEIQQALADLPNIGEIDINLVWSPPWTPDMMSEAAKEELGIW